In a single window of the Acipenser ruthenus chromosome 42, fAciRut3.2 maternal haplotype, whole genome shotgun sequence genome:
- the LOC117965842 gene encoding zinc finger and SCAN domain-containing protein 31-like: protein MESVYIKQEEVVELAPICIKQEMPELEPVHIKEETELEPVHIKEEETELEPVHMKEETELEPVHMKEEETELEPVHMKEEETELEPVHIKEETELEPVHMKEEETELEPVHIKEETELEPVHMKEEETELEPVHMKEEETELEPVHIKEETELEPVHIKEETELEPVHMKEEETKLEPVHIKEETELEPVHIKEETELEPVHMKEEETELEPVHIKEETELEPVHIKEETELEPVHIKEETELEPVHIKEETELEPVHIKEETELEPVHMKEEETELEPVHIKEETELEPVHIKEETELEPVHIKQEETELEPVHIKEKTELESFCIEEESIDLLFKDSENISLPKISHQCTECGKNFSQLRSLKRHQRIHTGEKLHHCSDCGKSFSQSGHLKSHQRTHTGEKPHHCSDCGKSFIRLGSLKQHQRIHTGEKPYRCSECGDCFSMSGSLKRHQRIHSGKKPYHCVKCGKSFSLSGNLKRHQRIHAGERPHHCSDCGKSFSQLGHLKSHQQTHTGEKPHHCFDCGKSFRR from the coding sequence atggaatctgtttacattaaacaggaggaggttGTGGAACTGGCACctatctgcattaaacaggagatgcctgaactggagcctgtccacattaaagaagagactgaactagagcctgtccacattaaagaagaagagactgaactggagcctgtccacatgaaagaagagactgaactggagcctgtccacatgaaagaagaagagactgaactggagcctgtccacatgaaagaagaagagactgaactggagcctgtccacattaaagaagagactgaactggagcctgtccacatgaaagaagaagagactgaactggagcctgtccacattaaagaagagactgaactggagcctgtccacatgaaagaagaagagactgaactggaacctgtccacatgaaagaagaagagactgaactggagcctgtccacattaaagaagagactgaactggagcctgtccacattaaagaagagactgaactggagcctgtccacatgaaagaagaagagactaaactggagcctgtccacattaaagaagagactgaactggagcctgtccacattaaagaagagactgaactggagcctgtccacatgaaagaagaagagactgaactggagcctgtccacattaaagaagagactgaactggagcctgtccacattaaagaagagactgaactggagcctgtccacattaaagaagagactgaactggagcctgtccacattaaagaagagactgaactggagcctgtccacattaaagaagagactgaactggagcctgtccacatgaaagaagaagagactgaactggagcctgtccacattaaagaagagactgaactggagcctgtccacattaaagaagagactgaactggagcctgtccacattaaacaagaggagactgaactggagcctgtccacattaaagaaaagACTGAACTGGAGTCTTTCTGCATTGAAGAGGAGTCTATTGACTTGCTGTTTAAGGATTCAGAAAACATATCCCTGCCAAAGATATCacatcaatgtactgaatgtgggaagaaCTTCAGTCAGTTAagaagcctaaaaagacaccagagaattcaTACTGGAGAGAAGCTGCATCACTGcagtgactgtgggaagagcttcagtcagtcaggacacctaaaatcacaccagcgaactcacactggagagaagccgcatcactgttctgactgtgggaagagcttcattcggttaggaagcctaaaacaacaccagcgaattcacactggagagaagccatatcgctGTTCTGAATGTGGAGATTGCTTCAGTATgtcaggaagcctaaaaagacaccagcgaattcacagtgGAAAGAAGCCGTATCATTGTGttaaatgtgggaagagtttcagtctgtcaggaaacctaaaaagacaccagagaattcacgcTGGAGAGAGGCcgcatcactgctctgactgtgggaagagcttcagtcagttaggacaCCTAAAatcacaccagcaaactcacactggagagaagccacatcactgctttgactgtgggaagagcttcaggcGGTAA